From Vulpes vulpes isolate BD-2025 chromosome 7, VulVul3, whole genome shotgun sequence, one genomic window encodes:
- the HEPACAM2 gene encoding HEPACAM family member 2 isoform X6, with amino-acid sequence MPKYLLSSVNKSVVPDLEYQHKFTMMPPNASLLINPLQFTDEGNYIVKVNIQGNGTLSASQKIQVTVDDPVTKPVVQTQPSSGAVEYVGNMTLTCLVEGGTRLVYQWLKNERPVHSSSTTSFSLQNNTLHIAPVTKEDIGNYSCLVKNPVSEMESDIIMPTIYYGPYGLRVNSDKGLKVGEVFTVDIGEAILFYCSADSYPPNTYSWIQRTDNTTYVIKHGPHLEVASEKVAQKTTDYVCCAYNNVTGRRDEAHFTVIITSVGLEKLAQKGKSLSPLASITGVSLFLIISMCLLFLWKKYQPYKVIKQKLEGRPETEYRKAQTLSGHEDALDDFGIYEFVAFPDASGVPRMPSRSVPASDGVSGQDFHSTIYEVIQHIPAQQHDHPE; translated from the exons ATGCCCAAATACTTACTGAGCTCCGTGAACAAGTCTGTGGTTCCTGATTTGGAATACCAACACAAGTTCACCATGATGCCACCCAATGCATCTCTGCTCATCAACCCACTGCAGTTCACTGATGAAGGCAATTACATTGTGAAGGTCAACATTCAGGGAAATGGAACTCTATCAGCTAGCCAGAAGATCCAAGTGACCGTTGATG ATCCTGTCACAAAACCAGTGGTACAGACTCAGCCTTCCTCTGGAGCTGTGGAGTATGTGGGGAACATGACCCTGACATGCCTCGTAGAAGGAGGGACCCGGCTGGTTTATCAGTGGCTAAAAAACGAAAGGCCTGTCCACTCCAGCTCCACCACCTCTTTTTCTCTGCAAAACAATACCCTTCATATTGCTCCAGTGACCAAAGAAGACATAGGGAATTACAGTTGCCTGGTGAAGAATCCTGTCAGTGAGATGGAAAGTGACATCATTATGCCTACCATAtatt ATGGACCTTATGGACTTCGAGTTAATTCTGACAAAGGGCTTAAAGTAGGAGAAGTGTTTACTGTTGATATTGGAGAGGCCATCTTGTTTTATTGCTCTGCTGATTCTTATCCCCCCAACACCTACTCCTGGATCCAGAGGACTGACAATACAACATATGTCATTAAGCACGGGCCTCACTTGGAAGTTGCATCAGAAAAAGTAGCCCAGAAGACAACTGATTATGTGTGCTGTGCTTACAACAATGTAACTGGACGGCGAGATGAAGCTCATTTCACAGTCATCATCACCTCTGTAG gACTGGAGAAGCTTGCACAGAAAGGGAAATCATTGTCCCCTTTAGCAAGTATAACAGGAGTATCACTCTTTTTGATTATATCCATGTGTCTTCTCTTCCTATGGAAAAAATATCAACCCTACAAAG TTATAAAACAGAAGCTAGAAGGCAG GCCAGAAACAGAATACCGAAAAGCTCAAACACTTTCAG gCCATGAAGATGCTCTGGATGACTTTGGAATATATGAATTTGTTGCTTTTCCAGATGCTTCCGGTGTTCCCAGG
- the HEPACAM2 gene encoding HEPACAM family member 2 isoform X1 — MLSWSPSAAQLGAFLLLGACSGLKVAVPSHTVHGIRGQALYLPVHYGFHTPASDIQIIWLFERTHTMPKYLLSSVNKSVVPDLEYQHKFTMMPPNASLLINPLQFTDEGNYIVKVNIQGNGTLSASQKIQVTVDDPVTKPVVQTQPSSGAVEYVGNMTLTCLVEGGTRLVYQWLKNERPVHSSSTTSFSLQNNTLHIAPVTKEDIGNYSCLVKNPVSEMESDIIMPTIYYGPYGLRVNSDKGLKVGEVFTVDIGEAILFYCSADSYPPNTYSWIQRTDNTTYVIKHGPHLEVASEKVAQKTTDYVCCAYNNVTGRRDEAHFTVIITSVGLEKLAQKGKSLSPLASITGVSLFLIISMCLLFLWKKYQPYKVIKQKLEGRPETEYRKAQTLSGHEDALDDFGIYEFVAFPDASGVPRMPSRSVPASDGVSGQDFHSTIYEVIQHIPAQQHDHPELF; from the exons ATGCTTTCATGGAGTCCTTCAGCAGCACAGTTGGGGGCTTTCCTTCTCTTAG GTGCTTGCTCAGGGCTGAAAGTGGCAGTGCCCTCACATACCGTTCATGGTATCAGGGGTCAGGCCCTCTACCTTCCCGTGCACTATGGATTCCACACTCCAGCATCAGACATCCAGATCATATGGCTGTTTGAGAGAACCCACACGATGCCCAAATACTTACTGAGCTCCGTGAACAAGTCTGTGGTTCCTGATTTGGAATACCAACACAAGTTCACCATGATGCCACCCAATGCATCTCTGCTCATCAACCCACTGCAGTTCACTGATGAAGGCAATTACATTGTGAAGGTCAACATTCAGGGAAATGGAACTCTATCAGCTAGCCAGAAGATCCAAGTGACCGTTGATG ATCCTGTCACAAAACCAGTGGTACAGACTCAGCCTTCCTCTGGAGCTGTGGAGTATGTGGGGAACATGACCCTGACATGCCTCGTAGAAGGAGGGACCCGGCTGGTTTATCAGTGGCTAAAAAACGAAAGGCCTGTCCACTCCAGCTCCACCACCTCTTTTTCTCTGCAAAACAATACCCTTCATATTGCTCCAGTGACCAAAGAAGACATAGGGAATTACAGTTGCCTGGTGAAGAATCCTGTCAGTGAGATGGAAAGTGACATCATTATGCCTACCATAtatt ATGGACCTTATGGACTTCGAGTTAATTCTGACAAAGGGCTTAAAGTAGGAGAAGTGTTTACTGTTGATATTGGAGAGGCCATCTTGTTTTATTGCTCTGCTGATTCTTATCCCCCCAACACCTACTCCTGGATCCAGAGGACTGACAATACAACATATGTCATTAAGCACGGGCCTCACTTGGAAGTTGCATCAGAAAAAGTAGCCCAGAAGACAACTGATTATGTGTGCTGTGCTTACAACAATGTAACTGGACGGCGAGATGAAGCTCATTTCACAGTCATCATCACCTCTGTAG gACTGGAGAAGCTTGCACAGAAAGGGAAATCATTGTCCCCTTTAGCAAGTATAACAGGAGTATCACTCTTTTTGATTATATCCATGTGTCTTCTCTTCCTATGGAAAAAATATCAACCCTACAAAG TTATAAAACAGAAGCTAGAAGGCAG GCCAGAAACAGAATACCGAAAAGCTCAAACACTTTCAG gCCATGAAGATGCTCTGGATGACTTTGGAATATATGAATTTGTTGCTTTTCCAGATGCTTCCGGTGTTCCCAGG
- the HEPACAM2 gene encoding HEPACAM family member 2 isoform X4, whose protein sequence is MLSWSPSAAQLGAFLLLGACSGLKVAVPSHTVHGIRGQALYLPVHYGFHTPASDIQIIWLFERTHTMPKYLLSSVNKSVVPDLEYQHKFTMMPPNASLLINPLQFTDEGNYIVKVNIQGNGTLSASQKIQVTVDDPVTKPVVQTQPSSGAVEYVGNMTLTCLVEGGTRLVYQWLKNERPVHSSSTTSFSLQNNTLHIAPVTKEDIGNYSCLVKNPVSEMESDIIMPTIYYGPYGLRVNSDKGLKVGEVFTVDIGEAILFYCSADSYPPNTYSWIQRTDNTTYVIKHGPHLEVASEKVAQKTTDYVCCAYNNVTGRRDEAHFTVIITSVGLEKLAQKGKSLSPLASITGVSLFLIISMCLLFLWKKYQPYKVIKQKLEGRPETEYRKAQTLSGHEDALDDFGIYEFVAFPDASGVPRMPSRSVPASDGVSGQDFHSTIYEVIQHIPAQQHDHPE, encoded by the exons ATGCTTTCATGGAGTCCTTCAGCAGCACAGTTGGGGGCTTTCCTTCTCTTAG GTGCTTGCTCAGGGCTGAAAGTGGCAGTGCCCTCACATACCGTTCATGGTATCAGGGGTCAGGCCCTCTACCTTCCCGTGCACTATGGATTCCACACTCCAGCATCAGACATCCAGATCATATGGCTGTTTGAGAGAACCCACACGATGCCCAAATACTTACTGAGCTCCGTGAACAAGTCTGTGGTTCCTGATTTGGAATACCAACACAAGTTCACCATGATGCCACCCAATGCATCTCTGCTCATCAACCCACTGCAGTTCACTGATGAAGGCAATTACATTGTGAAGGTCAACATTCAGGGAAATGGAACTCTATCAGCTAGCCAGAAGATCCAAGTGACCGTTGATG ATCCTGTCACAAAACCAGTGGTACAGACTCAGCCTTCCTCTGGAGCTGTGGAGTATGTGGGGAACATGACCCTGACATGCCTCGTAGAAGGAGGGACCCGGCTGGTTTATCAGTGGCTAAAAAACGAAAGGCCTGTCCACTCCAGCTCCACCACCTCTTTTTCTCTGCAAAACAATACCCTTCATATTGCTCCAGTGACCAAAGAAGACATAGGGAATTACAGTTGCCTGGTGAAGAATCCTGTCAGTGAGATGGAAAGTGACATCATTATGCCTACCATAtatt ATGGACCTTATGGACTTCGAGTTAATTCTGACAAAGGGCTTAAAGTAGGAGAAGTGTTTACTGTTGATATTGGAGAGGCCATCTTGTTTTATTGCTCTGCTGATTCTTATCCCCCCAACACCTACTCCTGGATCCAGAGGACTGACAATACAACATATGTCATTAAGCACGGGCCTCACTTGGAAGTTGCATCAGAAAAAGTAGCCCAGAAGACAACTGATTATGTGTGCTGTGCTTACAACAATGTAACTGGACGGCGAGATGAAGCTCATTTCACAGTCATCATCACCTCTGTAG gACTGGAGAAGCTTGCACAGAAAGGGAAATCATTGTCCCCTTTAGCAAGTATAACAGGAGTATCACTCTTTTTGATTATATCCATGTGTCTTCTCTTCCTATGGAAAAAATATCAACCCTACAAAG TTATAAAACAGAAGCTAGAAGGCAG GCCAGAAACAGAATACCGAAAAGCTCAAACACTTTCAG gCCATGAAGATGCTCTGGATGACTTTGGAATATATGAATTTGTTGCTTTTCCAGATGCTTCCGGTGTTCCCAGG
- the HEPACAM2 gene encoding HEPACAM family member 2 isoform X3, with product MLSWSPSAAQLGAFLLLAGACSGLKVAVPSHTVHGIRGQALYLPVHYGFHTPASDIQIIWLFERTHTMPKYLLSSVNKSVVPDLEYQHKFTMMPPNASLLINPLQFTDEGNYIVKVNIQGNGTLSASQKIQVTVDDPVTKPVVQTQPSSGAVEYVGNMTLTCLVEGGTRLVYQWLKNERPVHSSSTTSFSLQNNTLHIAPVTKEDIGNYSCLVKNPVSEMESDIIMPTIYYGPYGLRVNSDKGLKVGEVFTVDIGEAILFYCSADSYPPNTYSWIQRTDNTTYVIKHGPHLEVASEKVAQKTTDYVCCAYNNVTGRRDEAHFTVIITSVGLEKLAQKGKSLSPLASITGVSLFLIISMCLLFLWKKYQPYKVIKQKLEGRPETEYRKAQTLSGHEDALDDFGIYEFVAFPDASGVPRMPSRSVPASDGVSGQDFHSTIYEVIQHIPAQQHDHPE from the exons ATGCTTTCATGGAGTCCTTCAGCAGCACAGTTGGGGGCTTTCCTTCTCTTAG CAGGTGCTTGCTCAGGGCTGAAAGTGGCAGTGCCCTCACATACCGTTCATGGTATCAGGGGTCAGGCCCTCTACCTTCCCGTGCACTATGGATTCCACACTCCAGCATCAGACATCCAGATCATATGGCTGTTTGAGAGAACCCACACGATGCCCAAATACTTACTGAGCTCCGTGAACAAGTCTGTGGTTCCTGATTTGGAATACCAACACAAGTTCACCATGATGCCACCCAATGCATCTCTGCTCATCAACCCACTGCAGTTCACTGATGAAGGCAATTACATTGTGAAGGTCAACATTCAGGGAAATGGAACTCTATCAGCTAGCCAGAAGATCCAAGTGACCGTTGATG ATCCTGTCACAAAACCAGTGGTACAGACTCAGCCTTCCTCTGGAGCTGTGGAGTATGTGGGGAACATGACCCTGACATGCCTCGTAGAAGGAGGGACCCGGCTGGTTTATCAGTGGCTAAAAAACGAAAGGCCTGTCCACTCCAGCTCCACCACCTCTTTTTCTCTGCAAAACAATACCCTTCATATTGCTCCAGTGACCAAAGAAGACATAGGGAATTACAGTTGCCTGGTGAAGAATCCTGTCAGTGAGATGGAAAGTGACATCATTATGCCTACCATAtatt ATGGACCTTATGGACTTCGAGTTAATTCTGACAAAGGGCTTAAAGTAGGAGAAGTGTTTACTGTTGATATTGGAGAGGCCATCTTGTTTTATTGCTCTGCTGATTCTTATCCCCCCAACACCTACTCCTGGATCCAGAGGACTGACAATACAACATATGTCATTAAGCACGGGCCTCACTTGGAAGTTGCATCAGAAAAAGTAGCCCAGAAGACAACTGATTATGTGTGCTGTGCTTACAACAATGTAACTGGACGGCGAGATGAAGCTCATTTCACAGTCATCATCACCTCTGTAG gACTGGAGAAGCTTGCACAGAAAGGGAAATCATTGTCCCCTTTAGCAAGTATAACAGGAGTATCACTCTTTTTGATTATATCCATGTGTCTTCTCTTCCTATGGAAAAAATATCAACCCTACAAAG TTATAAAACAGAAGCTAGAAGGCAG GCCAGAAACAGAATACCGAAAAGCTCAAACACTTTCAG gCCATGAAGATGCTCTGGATGACTTTGGAATATATGAATTTGTTGCTTTTCCAGATGCTTCCGGTGTTCCCAGG